The Stratiformator vulcanicus genome has a segment encoding these proteins:
- a CDS encoding sigma-54-dependent transcriptional regulator — protein MSRDKTPRIAFLDDIPSLREEMVAILEGAGLAATALSDPYEAIAKAERRELDLLITSLVMKPLGGFEVIRGVRGVGSDVPIIMLTSYGTEQSAIEANRLGIADYLTKPIASRELVARVRRVLKGDAEGPVTLAKMISSDSAMEAIFEKARVVASSESRILILGETGCGKQLLAHAIHEHSGRAKAPFVEVNCAAIPSGLLESELFGHEPGAFTGATKRRIGRFEAAGHGTIFLDEIGELSFDLQSKLLHVLEGGRFTRVGGNDDLKSQARLVTATNRDLHVEVEQGRFRADLFYRLNVISLTLPALRERPGDIMLLAEHFLKKFLPEGRRPPRFSNEAVQVLTTFPWPGNVRELQNVAEQIAVLHVGTEINVADLPQRIVHGADQATSPTVAAPSGNRSFRLEPFRDARDRFEREYLTESITAAGGNLAEAARRAGLDRAQFFRLAKKHGLSSNARR, from the coding sequence ATGAGCCGCGACAAAACCCCTCGCATCGCCTTTCTTGATGACATTCCCTCGTTGCGCGAGGAGATGGTCGCCATTCTTGAAGGCGCCGGCCTCGCGGCGACGGCGCTCTCTGATCCTTACGAAGCAATCGCAAAAGCGGAACGCCGCGAGTTGGACCTTCTGATCACGAGTCTCGTGATGAAGCCCCTGGGAGGCTTCGAGGTCATTCGCGGCGTGCGGGGTGTTGGGAGCGACGTCCCGATCATCATGTTGACGAGTTATGGGACAGAGCAGTCGGCGATCGAAGCGAATCGGCTCGGTATTGCGGATTACCTGACCAAGCCGATTGCCAGCCGTGAGTTGGTCGCTCGGGTTCGGCGCGTCCTGAAAGGGGACGCCGAAGGCCCGGTCACGCTGGCGAAAATGATCTCTTCGGACTCCGCTATGGAGGCCATCTTCGAGAAAGCCCGCGTCGTTGCATCCTCGGAAAGCCGGATTTTGATCTTGGGCGAGACGGGCTGCGGCAAGCAGTTGCTCGCCCACGCTATTCATGAACATAGCGGTCGGGCCAAGGCACCGTTCGTCGAAGTCAATTGCGCGGCGATCCCTTCAGGACTGCTCGAAAGCGAACTGTTCGGTCACGAGCCGGGCGCGTTCACCGGGGCGACCAAGCGTCGAATCGGCCGCTTCGAAGCGGCCGGTCACGGAACAATTTTCCTCGACGAAATCGGCGAGTTGAGCTTTGACCTCCAATCGAAATTGCTGCACGTGCTCGAAGGTGGTCGATTCACCAGAGTCGGCGGCAATGACGATCTCAAAAGCCAGGCTCGGCTCGTCACCGCGACCAATCGCGATCTGCATGTCGAGGTCGAACAGGGGCGCTTTCGTGCCGATCTTTTCTACCGTCTCAACGTGATCAGCCTGACGCTTCCTGCTCTGCGAGAACGCCCCGGCGACATTATGCTGTTGGCTGAGCATTTCCTGAAGAAGTTCCTCCCGGAGGGACGCCGTCCTCCCCGCTTCAGCAACGAGGCCGTGCAAGTTTTGACGACGTTTCCGTGGCCGGGAAACGTGCGCGAACTTCAAAACGTCGCCGAGCAGATCGCCGTGCTGCATGTCGGAACCGAGATCAACGTCGCCGACCTCCCACAGCGGATTGTCCACGGAGCGGATCAGGCGACATCGCCAACGGTCGCGGCCCCCAGCGGCAACCGGTCCTTTCGATTAGAGCCCTTCCGTGACGCCCGTGATCGTTTCGAGAGGGAATACCTGACCGAATCGATCACTGCTGCGGGAGGCAACCTCGCTGAAGCCGCGCGCAGAGCCGGACTCGACCGCGCCCAATTCTTTCGCCTCGCGAAAAAGCACGGCCTCTCCTCCAACGCCAGAAGGTAG
- a CDS encoding Na+/H+ antiporter NhaC family protein — translation MSATADDRAETDVPNDDIASKDRETPHGSAPTSLSRPSRIATAMLMIVAVCTSIWVGRNVEPTAVVDLVAIDQAAAENSDDEIVPVNAVDDVDQPVGDLVLAAAEESVGSESSVIIQWISGEQTKYFHATLSRHFGVWSLLPAFVALALCWMTREPLVSLAGGALCGALSLGQYDLTEDVLVPIIGTPQASGILILYLWLLGGLLGVWSRTGAAEAFARWAARHFVRGPRSAKVVAWALGILFFQGGTISTVLVGTAVRPLADANRVSHEELSYIVDSTASPVASLIAFNAWPGYIQSLLLVPGVAYLATESARIQFFFQAIPLSFYSIFAIIGTFLVAIDRGPFIGSRFRAAVERSRQTGQLNRPGSMPMNASIDHVTAVPEGYRPHVAEFLLPLAILISIAVGTFVVSGKPEVRWAFGAALLSACGIALFRGLTIAQLMQGISDGLKGATYGSVVLMMAIVMGTLTSQLGGGRYLVDLLGNSLEPMAMPAVLFALTVAIAFSTGTSWGTYAVVYPLAMPLAVSVSAEADLSSPTLYVMVCFASVLNASTFGDQCSPISDTTVLTAMTTGADLMDHVLTQLVPAGFAAGLAVIAWTAVAGYCH, via the coding sequence TTGAGTGCGACCGCCGACGATCGGGCCGAAACGGACGTGCCCAATGACGACATCGCCTCGAAGGATCGGGAAACACCGCACGGTTCGGCACCAACGAGCCTGAGTCGGCCTTCGCGCATCGCGACCGCGATGTTGATGATTGTTGCGGTTTGCACGTCCATTTGGGTCGGCCGCAATGTCGAGCCGACGGCGGTTGTTGATCTCGTCGCAATCGACCAAGCAGCGGCTGAGAACAGCGACGACGAGATCGTACCGGTCAACGCCGTCGACGATGTCGATCAACCTGTCGGCGATCTCGTCCTCGCCGCGGCTGAAGAATCTGTCGGCTCGGAGTCCTCGGTCATCATTCAATGGATCTCGGGCGAACAGACTAAGTATTTTCACGCAACTCTCAGCAGACACTTCGGCGTATGGTCCCTGCTTCCCGCTTTCGTCGCTCTCGCTCTGTGTTGGATGACGCGCGAGCCTCTTGTTTCTTTAGCGGGTGGAGCGCTTTGTGGTGCTCTGTCGTTGGGACAGTACGACCTGACCGAAGACGTCCTTGTGCCGATCATCGGCACGCCCCAAGCGAGCGGCATCTTAATTCTCTACCTCTGGCTGCTCGGAGGACTTCTCGGTGTGTGGTCGCGAACCGGAGCGGCCGAAGCATTCGCCCGCTGGGCTGCCCGACACTTCGTGCGAGGTCCCCGCTCTGCCAAGGTCGTGGCCTGGGCTCTGGGAATTCTCTTCTTTCAAGGCGGGACGATCAGCACCGTGCTCGTCGGTACGGCGGTGCGACCGCTCGCTGATGCGAATCGGGTCAGCCACGAAGAACTCTCTTATATCGTCGATTCCACGGCTTCACCGGTCGCTTCCTTAATCGCCTTTAATGCCTGGCCGGGATATATCCAGTCATTGCTGCTTGTGCCAGGGGTCGCCTATCTTGCGACGGAATCAGCCCGCATCCAGTTTTTCTTTCAGGCGATCCCGCTGAGTTTTTATTCGATCTTCGCCATCATCGGCACATTCTTGGTAGCGATCGACCGTGGCCCTTTCATCGGATCGCGATTTCGAGCCGCGGTCGAGCGGTCCCGACAAACGGGGCAACTAAACCGCCCGGGCAGTATGCCGATGAATGCATCAATCGACCATGTCACCGCGGTGCCCGAAGGATATCGACCGCACGTTGCGGAGTTTCTCCTGCCATTGGCCATCCTCATCAGCATTGCCGTCGGGACCTTTGTTGTATCCGGTAAGCCGGAAGTGCGATGGGCGTTCGGGGCCGCGCTCCTTTCCGCCTGTGGGATCGCCCTGTTTCGGGGTTTGACGATCGCTCAATTAATGCAGGGAATTTCCGACGGGCTTAAAGGTGCGACATACGGCTCCGTCGTGCTGATGATGGCGATCGTCATGGGAACTTTAACGTCGCAACTAGGTGGCGGTCGCTACTTGGTCGACTTACTCGGAAATTCGCTCGAACCGATGGCGATGCCAGCGGTTCTTTTTGCTCTGACCGTCGCGATTGCGTTCTCAACGGGAACAAGTTGGGGGACGTATGCGGTCGTCTATCCCCTTGCGATGCCCCTTGCCGTTTCCGTGTCGGCGGAAGCGGACCTTTCATCGCCGACGCTTTACGTCATGGTCTGTTTTGCATCGGTCTTAAACGCCAGCACGTTCGGCGATCAATGCTCGCCGATCTCTGATACGACGGTCTTGACCGCTATGACGACCGGCGCCGATTTGATGGACCATGTGTTGACTCAGCTGGTTCCGGCGGGCTTCGCCGCGGGGCTCGCCGTCATCGCGTGGACCGCGGTCGCCGGATATTGCCACTAA
- a CDS encoding VOC family protein → MTAWPFHLAVPVSDLTKAREFYGGLLGCPEGRCDETWVDFDLFGHQFVCHLDPSMPPPRKHVNDVDGDGVPIPHFGVAFDLPTWRALADRLEAADIEFIIAPRTRFAGQPGEQGTMFFHDPFGHALEFKGFRSLQTLFAKEAVAH, encoded by the coding sequence ATGACCGCTTGGCCGTTTCACTTAGCCGTTCCCGTCAGCGACCTGACGAAAGCACGTGAGTTCTATGGGGGACTCCTCGGCTGTCCCGAGGGCCGCTGCGATGAAACGTGGGTCGATTTCGATCTCTTCGGGCACCAATTCGTATGTCATCTTGACCCGTCAATGCCTCCGCCACGCAAACACGTCAACGACGTCGATGGCGACGGCGTGCCGATACCGCACTTCGGAGTCGCGTTCGACCTGCCGACTTGGAGAGCGCTAGCCGATCGGCTCGAGGCCGCCGACATCGAATTCATTATCGCGCCGCGGACGAGGTTCGCAGGTCAACCGGGAGAGCAAGGCACGATGTTCTTCCATGACCCGTTCGGACATGCCCTCGAATTCAAAGGTTTTCGTTCGCTACAGACGCTCTTCGCGAAGGAAGCTGTCGCGCATTAA